A stretch of Bradyrhizobium diazoefficiens DNA encodes these proteins:
- the panD gene encoding aspartate 1-decarboxylase, whose product MQVTLMKGKIHRASVTEADLHHEGSIWIDRALLDAVGIIVNERVDIYNVETGARFATCVVEAPQGSGTISLNGAAARLAVPGDKVMIVAYACFDETEAKSFAPRIVRVDRENRSLAG is encoded by the coding sequence ATGCAAGTGACCTTGATGAAAGGCAAAATTCATCGCGCGTCGGTGACGGAGGCCGATCTTCACCATGAAGGCTCGATATGGATTGATCGTGCGCTGTTGGACGCCGTGGGAATTATCGTCAACGAACGCGTCGACATCTACAACGTCGAAACCGGAGCGCGCTTTGCAACCTGCGTTGTCGAGGCGCCCCAAGGCTCCGGCACGATCAGCCTGAATGGTGCGGCCGCGCGCCTCGCGGTGCCCGGAGATAAGGTCATGATCGTTGCATATGCCTGCTTTGACGAGACCGAAGCGAAATCATTCGCACCCCGCATTGTGCGGGTTGACCGCGAAAATCGCAGCCTCGCCGGTTAA
- a CDS encoding SDR family oxidoreductase, which produces MALDAADQASIARLKHALVDQPIDIIINNAGIIGPIGQSAACIEAEGWMTTLRVNALGPVLIVEALKENSRRGSEKKLGAAAAWAPPVSVISAPPAPTSIDMRIGPRRQRSTSGMRSSRANGLATACWWEYRPPVWSGPKWAARTPPPMREGDLR; this is translated from the coding sequence ATGGCGCTCGATGCAGCTGACCAAGCCTCCATCGCGCGCCTCAAGCACGCTCTTGTCGATCAACCGATCGACATCATCATCAACAACGCGGGAATCATCGGCCCGATCGGCCAGTCGGCCGCCTGCATCGAAGCCGAGGGCTGGATGACTACCCTGCGTGTCAACGCCCTTGGTCCCGTACTCATTGTCGAGGCGCTGAAGGAGAACTCGAGGCGTGGCTCCGAGAAGAAGCTGGGTGCAGCAGCGGCTTGGGCTCCACCAGTCTCGGTTATATCGGCGCCGCCAGCGCCGACATCAATAGATATGCGTATCGGGCCTCGAAGGCAGCGCTCAACAAGCGGCATGCGGAGCTCTCGCGCGAATGGGCTGGCGACGGCGTGCTGGTGGGAATACCGGCCCCCGGTTTGGTCCGGACCGAAATGGGCGGCGCGCACGCCGCCGCCGATGCGGGAAGGGGATCTCCGATGA
- a CDS encoding 8-amino-7-oxononanoate synthase — translation MSTVPPTKGAQYAAALHALKEDNRLRGLKPRSGIDFTSNDYLALASAPRMKKAITGALEAGTPIGAGGSRLLRGNCDEHERLEMEAAQFFGAETALFFGGGYVANFAVLTTLPQRDDLLVLDSLVHASIHEGARAGRADFRISAHNDPDAVESTIREWHANGGIGRVWIVVESLYSMDGDFAPLKDLVAIADRYDAFLMVDEAHATGVFGDHGRGLTAPYERHENVLVVHTCGKALGAAGALVTGPRVLRDFLVNRCRPFIFATAPSPLMAIAVREALLILRDEPDRQQRLADLVAFSHQEIRKRRLESPSDSQIVPFIVGDNARAMRLASALQGHGFDVRGIRPPTVPAGTARLRISLTLNVEKSDVLAMLDALTEETRDWVR, via the coding sequence ATGTCTACAGTCCCGCCAACCAAAGGTGCGCAGTATGCCGCCGCGCTGCACGCGCTGAAAGAAGACAACCGGCTGCGTGGCCTCAAACCGCGCTCGGGAATCGATTTTACATCGAACGACTACCTGGCGCTGGCAAGCGCACCGCGCATGAAGAAGGCTATAACGGGCGCGCTGGAGGCGGGGACGCCGATCGGGGCCGGCGGCTCCCGGCTTTTGCGAGGCAATTGCGACGAGCACGAGCGCCTCGAAATGGAGGCGGCTCAGTTCTTTGGAGCGGAGACCGCTCTCTTCTTTGGCGGGGGGTATGTTGCAAACTTTGCCGTCCTGACGACGCTGCCGCAACGTGATGATTTGCTCGTTCTCGATTCGCTCGTGCACGCGAGTATCCATGAGGGCGCAAGGGCGGGCCGGGCCGACTTCCGGATAAGCGCCCACAACGATCCTGACGCGGTCGAAAGCACAATTCGTGAGTGGCATGCGAATGGCGGGATCGGCCGGGTCTGGATCGTGGTCGAAAGCCTCTACAGCATGGATGGCGATTTCGCGCCACTGAAGGATCTCGTAGCAATAGCCGACCGGTATGATGCGTTCCTCATGGTGGACGAGGCCCATGCCACGGGCGTGTTCGGCGACCACGGGCGAGGACTGACCGCACCCTATGAGAGGCATGAAAACGTCCTGGTGGTTCATACCTGCGGCAAGGCTCTGGGGGCTGCCGGCGCACTCGTGACCGGGCCACGCGTGCTGCGTGATTTTCTGGTCAATCGCTGCCGTCCGTTCATCTTCGCGACCGCCCCGTCGCCATTGATGGCGATCGCCGTACGGGAGGCATTATTGATCCTCCGAGACGAACCGGACCGCCAGCAGCGTCTAGCCGATCTGGTCGCGTTCTCCCATCAGGAGATCCGCAAACGGCGTCTGGAGAGCCCTTCGGACTCTCAGATCGTGCCATTTATCGTCGGGGACAACGCACGTGCAATGCGCCTTGCCTCTGCATTGCAGGGCCATGGCTTCGACGTCCGCGGAATCCGGCCACCAACCGTCCCGGCGGGAACAGCGCGCTTGCGAATTTCACTGACACTCAACGTGGAGAAGAGCGACGTGCTTGCGATGCTCGATGCGCTCACCGAGGAGACGAGGGACTGGGTTCGATGA
- a CDS encoding Dabb family protein, which translates to MIRHIVLFTAKDKSHIDQIVDGLLVLTTIPHAQRLEVARNRKTDQLGNDIDIVVYGEFDNEMELAAYKAHDLYQEAIRRVRPLRELRFAADYIVPSDLPEDGP; encoded by the coding sequence ATGATCCGTCACATCGTTCTATTCACCGCCAAAGATAAGTCCCACATTGACCAAATCGTCGATGGCCTGTTGGTTCTCACCACGATCCCGCATGCACAACGGCTCGAGGTCGCTCGTAACCGCAAGACTGATCAGCTCGGCAATGACATCGATATCGTGGTTTATGGGGAGTTCGACAACGAGATGGAACTTGCAGCTTACAAAGCGCACGATCTCTATCAGGAAGCAATCAGACGAGTTCGACCGCTCCGGGAGCTGCGGTTCGCAGCCGATTACATTGTCCCTTCCGATTTGCCCGAAGATGGACCATAG
- the bioB gene encoding biotin synthase BioB translates to MDAGAGAQWEKAGALALLRRDWNRPEVNALYGLPFADVMLEAQSVHRENFDPNHVETASLLSIKTGGCPEDCGYCSQSAHYDTGLKATPLMDRADVVATAQRAKDAGATRFCMAAAWRSPKDRDLDQVCDMVSAVKSLGMETCVTLGMLKPEQAARLADAGLDFYNHNVDTSPDFYGKIITTRILQDRINTLAHVRDAGIKVCCGGIIGMGEGVEDRLAMLVLLANLPSHPESVPINLWNEVKAVPVNDTADRPDPIALVRLVATARIMMPKSVVRLSAGRRHMSDELQALCFLAGANSIFIGDVLLTTANPGAERDANLLARLGMTSGFD, encoded by the coding sequence ATGGATGCTGGTGCTGGAGCACAATGGGAGAAGGCGGGCGCTCTCGCGCTGCTTCGCAGGGATTGGAATCGTCCCGAGGTAAATGCCCTCTATGGCCTGCCATTTGCCGACGTGATGCTTGAGGCGCAAAGCGTTCATCGTGAGAACTTCGATCCGAACCATGTCGAAACCGCGAGCCTGCTCAGTATCAAGACGGGCGGCTGCCCTGAGGATTGCGGCTACTGTTCGCAGAGCGCGCATTATGACACTGGCCTGAAGGCCACCCCCCTGATGGATCGCGCCGATGTGGTTGCGACCGCACAACGCGCGAAGGACGCCGGCGCGACCCGCTTCTGTATGGCTGCGGCGTGGCGCAGTCCGAAAGACCGTGACCTTGATCAGGTCTGTGACATGGTCAGTGCAGTCAAGTCTCTGGGCATGGAAACCTGCGTCACGCTTGGCATGCTCAAACCAGAACAGGCCGCAAGACTCGCCGATGCCGGGCTCGACTTCTACAACCATAACGTCGACACCTCGCCCGACTTTTACGGCAAGATCATCACGACCCGGATCTTGCAGGATCGCATCAATACACTTGCGCATGTACGCGACGCCGGCATCAAAGTGTGCTGCGGTGGCATCATTGGAATGGGCGAGGGCGTCGAGGATCGCCTTGCCATGCTCGTCCTGCTCGCCAATCTCCCTTCGCATCCGGAAAGCGTGCCGATCAACCTGTGGAACGAGGTCAAAGCTGTGCCGGTCAACGACACAGCGGACCGTCCCGACCCCATCGCCCTGGTGCGCCTGGTCGCGACGGCCCGCATCATGATGCCGAAGAGCGTGGTGCGCCTGTCCGCCGGACGGCGGCATATGAGCGATGAACTGCAGGCGCTGTGCTTCCTGGCCGGCGCGAATTCAATCTTTATCGGCGATGTGCTCCTGACCACAGCCAATCCGGGAGCCGAGCGCGACGCCAATTTGCTGGCTCGGCTCGGCATGACGTCCGGGTTCGACTGA
- the pabB gene encoding aminodeoxychorismate synthase component I — protein sequence MHVRELPWIEPITAMQKLAHRANLTFFDSAASNELLGRYSYLSCDPFSTYKVVDGRAFWNDEALDGDPWELLRARLANYPQEYRPDLPPFQGGAAGFFGYDLSRTLERLPAQRTDLGLPQSILHFYDVVVSFDHPHRRCWIVSTGWPEQDPARRRERARGRAKEFAALLAKPKPPAAEHTVAVGTWHSNFHREDYVAAVRRVINLILAGEVFQANIAQRFSARLPTLFDPVGFYCRLRSLNPAPFAALLRYGMLTVASSSPERFVKLDGRQVETRPIKGTIARSADFEEDHRRAETLLNSEKDRAENTMIVDLLRNDLSRVCTLHSVAVPVLCKLESYASVHHLVSVVTGELETDGDALSLLRASFPGGSITGAPKVRSMEIIAEIEGIARDVYCGAIGYIGFNGYMDTNIAIRTVTIEGDRAVFHAGSGITALSDPDAEYEETLAKAARIFDAFRAPGAS from the coding sequence ATGCATGTTCGCGAGCTGCCCTGGATTGAGCCAATCACAGCAATGCAAAAGCTGGCGCATCGCGCCAACCTTACGTTCTTCGATAGCGCAGCAAGCAATGAGTTGCTCGGGCGCTATTCGTATCTGTCTTGCGATCCCTTCAGCACCTACAAGGTCGTGGACGGGCGAGCGTTCTGGAACGATGAGGCTCTCGACGGCGATCCATGGGAACTGCTTCGGGCACGGCTTGCGAACTATCCGCAAGAGTATCGACCCGATCTTCCACCGTTCCAGGGAGGCGCCGCCGGATTCTTCGGTTATGATCTAAGCCGGACATTGGAGCGCTTGCCGGCGCAACGTACCGACCTCGGTCTGCCGCAATCCATCCTGCATTTCTATGACGTTGTCGTCAGCTTCGACCACCCTCATCGCAGATGCTGGATCGTGTCAACGGGATGGCCGGAGCAGGATCCCGCCCGCCGAAGGGAGCGAGCACGCGGTCGCGCCAAGGAGTTTGCCGCACTCCTTGCGAAGCCAAAACCGCCCGCCGCCGAACACACCGTTGCAGTGGGGACATGGCACTCGAACTTCCATCGTGAGGATTACGTTGCGGCCGTACGGCGTGTCATCAACCTGATTCTGGCTGGAGAGGTCTTCCAAGCCAATATCGCGCAGCGCTTCAGCGCCCGCTTGCCGACATTATTTGACCCGGTTGGCTTCTATTGTCGGCTCCGATCCTTGAACCCGGCCCCCTTCGCTGCCCTTCTGCGCTACGGCATGCTGACGGTCGCCTCGAGCTCTCCGGAACGATTCGTCAAGCTCGACGGGCGGCAGGTCGAAACGCGCCCGATCAAGGGGACGATCGCGCGTTCGGCTGATTTCGAGGAAGACCATCGCCGCGCCGAAACCCTTCTTAATTCCGAGAAGGATCGTGCCGAGAACACGATGATCGTCGATCTCTTGCGCAATGATCTGTCACGTGTTTGCACGCTACATTCCGTTGCGGTTCCAGTGCTGTGCAAGCTCGAATCCTATGCTTCGGTGCACCACCTCGTTTCGGTCGTGACCGGTGAGCTTGAAACAGATGGAGACGCCCTCAGCCTGCTTCGCGCCAGCTTTCCCGGCGGCTCCATTACGGGAGCACCAAAGGTTCGATCGATGGAAATCATCGCTGAAATTGAGGGGATCGCAAGGGACGTCTATTGTGGGGCGATTGGCTACATCGGCTTCAACGGGTACATGGACACAAATATTGCGATTCGTACGGTGACGATTGAAGGGGATCGCGCGGTCTTCCATGCGGGTAGCGGGATCACGGCCTTGTCGGACCCAGACGCCGAATACGAGGAGACGCTTGCCAAGGCGGCACGGATCTTCGATGCATTTCGTGCACCGGGCGCGTCGTGA
- a CDS encoding SIR2 family protein, with protein sequence MTPETITRLLASINAGRLLVVCGAGLSMAPPSSLPSARAVTERCFDKYRLESDPNCDVGLRDNLEALAEHFAGLNTLQSVFIEHLVPWPAFVRPSNTGHAAIADFLITRAAVAGISSNYDTLIERRAWDYGADFRGSLDGDEATVDSVRQAPLLKFHGCSHRDRPSTVWAPSQLHDPTISARIARSKVWMAANLRQKDLLVVGFWSDWEYLNAVIGEALIDVQPLSVTVIDLSPTNGLEQKAPQLWEIAHAQNVTFEHVQESGAAALDELRRAFSSNYLRQVLDAGRAAFEHAIGVQCDPAWLNVGNFDSEALYGLRRDAEGVSAAEPAKLLRPANPEALGFFHLLLRQAGAVERADGYDLNGRTIRVLNGAQSVLGTLRGKFVEPPAAMQSDIVVAVGATDLGVPDNVVRSGRAGDVIRPDPAGEWYDLPGARAALGI encoded by the coding sequence TTGACGCCTGAGACAATCACTCGACTGCTAGCCTCTATTAACGCCGGCCGCCTTCTGGTGGTCTGCGGCGCCGGGCTGTCGATGGCGCCACCCAGTAGCCTGCCGTCGGCCCGTGCGGTCACCGAGCGGTGCTTCGACAAATACCGTCTCGAATCTGACCCGAACTGCGACGTCGGTCTTCGGGACAATCTCGAGGCACTCGCCGAGCACTTTGCAGGCCTCAACACCCTGCAATCGGTCTTCATCGAACATCTCGTGCCTTGGCCCGCTTTTGTGCGACCGTCGAACACGGGGCATGCTGCGATAGCGGATTTCCTCATCACTCGCGCCGCCGTTGCCGGCATATCGAGCAACTACGATACGCTCATCGAGAGACGCGCTTGGGATTATGGGGCGGACTTCCGCGGTTCGCTCGATGGAGATGAAGCAACCGTCGATTCAGTGCGCCAAGCACCTTTGCTGAAATTCCATGGCTGCTCTCACCGCGATCGGCCATCCACGGTCTGGGCGCCTTCGCAGCTCCACGATCCGACCATCTCAGCTCGAATTGCGCGAAGCAAAGTGTGGATGGCTGCCAACCTTCGGCAAAAGGACCTGCTCGTCGTCGGCTTCTGGTCGGATTGGGAATACCTCAACGCCGTGATCGGCGAAGCGCTGATCGATGTGCAGCCGCTGTCCGTGACCGTGATTGACCTCTCGCCGACAAACGGGCTCGAGCAGAAAGCCCCGCAGCTCTGGGAGATAGCGCACGCACAAAACGTGACGTTCGAACATGTCCAAGAGTCCGGGGCTGCGGCGCTCGACGAGCTTCGTCGCGCGTTCTCATCGAACTACCTTCGTCAGGTCTTGGACGCCGGACGGGCCGCCTTTGAACACGCCATCGGAGTCCAGTGCGACCCAGCTTGGCTCAACGTCGGCAACTTCGACAGCGAAGCTCTGTATGGTCTGAGGCGCGATGCCGAAGGCGTCTCAGCGGCAGAGCCGGCCAAACTCCTGCGCCCTGCAAATCCGGAAGCCCTCGGCTTTTTCCACTTGCTGCTCCGTCAGGCTGGGGCTGTTGAACGGGCTGACGGTTATGATCTGAACGGCCGGACCATCCGCGTCCTCAACGGAGCTCAATCCGTCCTCGGAACGCTTCGTGGGAAGTTCGTCGAGCCGCCTGCCGCGATGCAGTCTGACATCGTTGTAGCAGTGGGCGCGACAGACCTGGGCGTCCCGGACAACGTCGTGCGCAGCGGACGCGCCGGCGACGTCATTCGTCCTGATCCAGCGGGCGAATGGTACGACCTCCCTGGGGCAAGAGCGGCGTTGGGCATCTGA
- a CDS encoding GntR family transcriptional regulator: MIADENTTVVARIADSIAERIISGTLQPGAPLRQDHIAREFNSSHVPVREAFRQLQAQHLVVAVPRRGVRVAPLDTHAVKEIAEMRAALEVVALRNSAPRLTSVHLARIELALIESDNAQTIEEFERTNRAFHQALVMPCAMPRLLASLDGLQLANSRLVFAMARTAGWRPRSNQDHRLILQALRARNFDHACNLLARHIQTIERLTLPAS, translated from the coding sequence ATGATCGCTGATGAGAACACGACGGTCGTCGCGCGCATTGCGGACTCAATCGCTGAGCGCATCATCAGCGGGACACTGCAGCCAGGCGCTCCCCTCCGGCAGGATCACATCGCGCGGGAATTCAATTCCAGTCACGTCCCGGTGCGCGAAGCCTTTCGGCAATTGCAGGCCCAACATCTTGTGGTAGCTGTACCGCGTCGCGGTGTCCGGGTTGCACCGCTTGATACACATGCAGTGAAGGAGATCGCCGAGATGCGTGCCGCGCTCGAAGTGGTCGCGTTGCGCAATTCGGCGCCAAGACTCACATCGGTTCATTTGGCACGGATCGAACTCGCCCTGATTGAAAGCGACAATGCCCAGACTATCGAGGAGTTTGAGAGGACCAACCGCGCTTTTCACCAGGCGCTGGTGATGCCGTGCGCCATGCCGCGCCTTCTCGCGAGCCTCGACGGACTCCAGCTTGCAAACTCTCGATTGGTGTTCGCGATGGCGAGGACTGCCGGCTGGCGACCGCGGTCTAACCAGGATCACCGCCTGATTCTGCAAGCGTTGCGCGCTCGCAACTTCGACCACGCTTGTAACCTGCTCGCGCGTCACATTCAAACCATAGAACGGCTTACCCTTCCCGCCTCATGA
- a CDS encoding adenosylmethionine--8-amino-7-oxononanoate transaminase: MMPKKNSPIWHPFTQHALQDEMTRVVRGDGAYLSTSDGRRILDAISSWWVVTHGHCHPRIVNAIQDQAAKLNQIIFAGYTHDPAEEVAALVLELAPPGLDHVFFSDSGSTSVEVALKMALGYWRHLGKQRTRIVVMQHSYHGDTIGAMSVGARSVFNAPYGPLLFDVISVPFPASGREQITLDALETACQKDSPAAFIVEPLILGAGGMLMYPAWVLKEMKRICEASGVLFIADEVMTGWGRTGTLFACQQANVTPDIACYSKGLTGGALPLAVTLCRSDIFDAHYSKDRARTFFHSSSYTANPIACAAAKANLEIWQDQQSHQRVASVARMQERAIEPFRTDPRFANVRRTGTVTALDLRTSEAGYLAKIGPELQAFFIERNLLLRPLGNTIYVMPPYCVTASDLDEIYGAIRDAADATAWRRNYVT; encoded by the coding sequence ATGATGCCAAAGAAGAACTCGCCAATCTGGCATCCATTCACGCAACACGCGCTTCAAGACGAGATGACGAGGGTTGTGCGTGGGGATGGTGCTTACCTCAGCACGTCTGATGGACGTCGTATCCTGGATGCGATTTCATCCTGGTGGGTCGTAACCCACGGCCATTGCCATCCCCGTATTGTGAACGCCATTCAAGACCAGGCAGCCAAGCTCAACCAGATCATTTTCGCCGGCTACACGCATGACCCGGCCGAGGAGGTTGCAGCGCTTGTGTTGGAACTCGCGCCGCCCGGCCTCGATCATGTCTTCTTCTCCGATAGTGGCTCCACAAGCGTGGAAGTCGCCTTGAAGATGGCGCTTGGCTATTGGCGTCATCTCGGGAAGCAGCGAACGCGCATCGTTGTGATGCAACACTCCTACCACGGCGATACGATCGGTGCGATGTCAGTGGGTGCCAGATCCGTATTCAATGCGCCATACGGGCCGTTGCTGTTCGACGTGATATCAGTCCCGTTTCCGGCCAGCGGCCGTGAGCAGATAACGCTCGATGCGCTTGAGACTGCATGTCAAAAGGATAGTCCGGCCGCCTTCATTGTCGAGCCCCTGATACTTGGGGCCGGCGGAATGCTGATGTACCCCGCCTGGGTGTTGAAGGAGATGAAGCGGATCTGCGAGGCGTCGGGCGTCTTGTTCATTGCTGACGAGGTCATGACGGGGTGGGGCCGCACTGGTACATTGTTTGCTTGTCAGCAGGCCAACGTCACGCCCGATATCGCCTGCTATTCGAAGGGACTGACCGGAGGAGCGCTTCCGCTCGCAGTAACACTCTGCCGCTCAGACATCTTTGATGCGCACTATTCGAAGGATCGCGCCCGGACGTTTTTTCATTCGAGTTCGTATACCGCAAACCCAATAGCCTGCGCCGCGGCGAAGGCCAATCTGGAAATTTGGCAGGATCAGCAGTCTCATCAGCGCGTGGCATCGGTAGCCAGGATGCAGGAGCGGGCGATTGAGCCATTCCGTACTGATCCACGCTTTGCAAACGTCCGTCGGACCGGTACCGTCACAGCACTCGATCTAAGAACGAGCGAAGCGGGCTATCTTGCGAAGATCGGTCCCGAACTTCAGGCATTCTTTATCGAACGAAATCTACTTCTGCGACCGCTTGGCAACACGATTTATGTCATGCCGCCATATTGTGTCACGGCATCAGATCTTGATGAGATCTACGGCGCAATCCGCGATGCGGCCGATGCGACGGCTTGGAGGCGCAACTATGTAACGTAG
- the bioD gene encoding dethiobiotin synthase, producing the protein MSQRIVVTGTDTGIGKTVFSAGLAHLLGASYWKPIQAGLEEETDTDVVARLGGLSADRIMPELYRLRTPASPHHSAEIDGVRIDVESLHLPEAGQRPLVIEGAGGLMVPLNSGMLYIDVFERWDLPVVLCARTQLGTINHSLLSIEALRKRQIRILGIAFIGERSPETESAICEIGRVRWLGRLPWLSPLAADTLQTVFQNAFIPAHFLNP; encoded by the coding sequence ATGAGCCAGCGGATCGTGGTGACGGGGACCGATACCGGCATCGGAAAAACCGTGTTTTCAGCAGGACTCGCTCATCTCCTGGGTGCGAGCTATTGGAAGCCGATTCAGGCGGGTCTCGAAGAAGAGACCGACACAGACGTGGTCGCACGATTGGGCGGTCTCTCCGCGGATCGCATTATGCCGGAACTTTACCGACTCCGAACGCCTGCATCCCCCCATCATTCGGCGGAAATCGATGGAGTGCGCATTGACGTGGAGTCCCTGCATCTGCCTGAGGCCGGGCAGCGGCCTCTGGTGATCGAGGGCGCCGGTGGGCTGATGGTGCCGCTGAATTCTGGCATGCTCTACATTGACGTCTTCGAGCGGTGGGACCTTCCTGTCGTGCTTTGCGCAAGAACGCAGCTTGGTACGATCAATCACTCGCTGCTTTCGATAGAGGCGCTTCGAAAGCGGCAGATTCGCATTCTTGGGATCGCGTTCATCGGGGAAAGAAGTCCCGAAACCGAGAGTGCGATTTGCGAGATCGGGCGCGTTCGTTGGCTGGGCCGATTGCCCTGGCTTTCGCCACTTGCGGCAGACACGCTGCAGACCGTGTTCCAGAACGCATTCATCCCTGCTCATTTCTTGAATCCATGA
- a CDS encoding aminodeoxychorismate/anthranilate synthase component II, with product MIIIIDNYDSFVFNIARYFRRLGEATEVIRNDAVGVSDLVGLKPRALVISPGPCTPNEAGISTAAVRELSGRIPILGICLGHQCIGSVFGGRVTRARRPMHGRSSRISHNARGLFEGLPSPLRVGRYHSLVVELDKLCAPELTVTGRCEEGEIMALAHRHQPTYGVQFHPESILTQHGDELLSNFLRLADAVRSSPSDHLASRSLP from the coding sequence GTGATTATCATTATCGACAACTACGATTCGTTTGTCTTCAATATTGCTCGCTACTTCCGCAGGCTCGGTGAGGCAACCGAGGTGATCCGCAACGACGCGGTCGGCGTCAGCGACCTTGTTGGCCTCAAGCCGCGCGCCCTGGTTATCTCCCCGGGGCCATGCACTCCAAACGAGGCCGGAATATCCACCGCCGCCGTTCGTGAACTTTCCGGTAGGATCCCAATTCTCGGAATCTGTCTAGGACATCAATGCATCGGGAGTGTTTTCGGCGGACGGGTAACTCGTGCACGCCGCCCTATGCATGGCCGATCTTCTCGCATATCGCATAACGCTCGCGGCCTCTTCGAAGGACTTCCGTCTCCGCTTCGCGTCGGGCGCTACCATTCTCTTGTCGTCGAGCTCGACAAGTTGTGCGCGCCGGAGCTCACAGTGACCGGGCGTTGCGAAGAAGGCGAGATCATGGCCCTTGCCCATCGCCATCAGCCGACTTATGGCGTGCAGTTCCATCCGGAGTCGATACTGACCCAACACGGCGACGAGCTGCTTTCAAACTTCTTGCGACTGGCAGATGCGGTCCGATCGTCGCCGTCGGACCATCTGGCGAGCCGTTCGCTGCCCTAG
- a CDS encoding XRE family transcriptional regulator, producing MGRSIDQVIASLPRDQQEQIEARYDELRQEVEGLRELRQIAGKAQEDVAAALNIKQPSVSKIENQADMYLSTLRGYVEAIGGKLELTVKLPARPPVRIEHLGDSTQPAAKPPGRRAGSRRRLA from the coding sequence ATGGGACGGAGCATCGATCAGGTCATAGCTTCCCTGCCCCGCGACCAGCAGGAGCAGATCGAAGCGCGCTATGACGAACTCCGGCAGGAGGTCGAAGGGCTGCGCGAGCTGCGCCAGATCGCCGGCAAGGCCCAGGAAGATGTCGCGGCCGCCCTGAACATTAAGCAACCGTCAGTTTCCAAGATCGAGAACCAGGCGGACATGTATCTCTCGACACTCCGCGGCTATGTCGAAGCGATCGGTGGCAAACTCGAACTGACGGTGAAGCTGCCGGCCCGGCCGCCTGTGAGGATCGAACATCTCGGCGACTCAACTCAGCCGGCGGCGAAACCGCCAGGTCGGCGAGCTGGTTCTCGGCGGAGGCTTGCTTGA